In Leptodesmis sichuanensis A121, the following are encoded in one genomic region:
- the hetR gene encoding heterocyst differentiation master regulator HetR, producing the protein MTNDLDLIKRLSPSAMDQIMLYLAFSAMRTSGHRHGAFLDAAATAAKCAIYMTYLEQDQNLRMTGHLHHIEPKRVKAIVEEVREALTEGKLLKMLGSQEPRYLIQFPYIWLEQFPWQPGRSRIAATSLTSEEKRQIEQKLPQGNLPDAQVISSYEFLDLVESLHARSQEDLPPDRRMPLSEALSEHIRRRLLYSGTVTRIDSPWGMPFYALTRASYSPEAEEERTYIMVEDTARYFRLMNDWANREPKVMRILEELDIPPERIDQAMEELDEVIRAWADRYHQVGGVPFVLQMVLGIKEE; encoded by the coding sequence ATGACTAACGACCTCGATCTGATCAAACGCCTCAGTCCCAGTGCGATGGATCAGATCATGTTATACCTTGCCTTCAGTGCCATGCGAACCAGTGGGCATCGTCACGGAGCCTTTCTGGATGCAGCGGCAACGGCGGCTAAATGCGCCATTTATATGACCTATCTGGAGCAGGATCAAAACCTGCGGATGACGGGACATTTACATCACATTGAGCCAAAGCGTGTAAAGGCCATTGTGGAAGAGGTGCGGGAAGCCCTGACAGAGGGTAAGTTATTGAAGATGCTGGGATCTCAGGAACCCCGGTATCTGATTCAATTTCCCTACATTTGGCTGGAGCAGTTTCCCTGGCAACCCGGACGATCGCGCATTGCCGCCACCAGTTTAACCAGTGAGGAAAAACGGCAGATTGAGCAAAAGCTACCTCAAGGAAATCTGCCGGATGCTCAGGTGATTAGCTCCTACGAGTTTTTAGATTTAGTGGAGTCTCTGCACGCTCGTTCTCAGGAAGACCTGCCCCCCGATCGCCGGATGCCCCTGAGTGAAGCATTATCAGAACACATTCGCCGACGTTTACTTTATTCCGGTACGGTGACTCGCATTGATTCTCCCTGGGGAATGCCTTTCTACGCCCTGACGCGAGCTTCCTACTCTCCCGAAGCTGAGGAAGAACGCACCTACATCATGGTGGAGGATACGGCTCGCTACTTCCGCCTGATGAATGACTGGGCAAACCGGGAACCCAAGGTGATGAGGATTCTGGAAGAACTGGATATTCCTCCAGAACGAATTGATCAGGCAATGGAAGAACTGGACGAGGTGATCCGCGCCTGGGCTGATAGATACCATCAGGTGGGAGGCGTTCCCTTTGTTCTGCAAATGGTGCTGGGCATCAAAGAAGAATAG